CCTGAAATACAAAATCTCCGCTGGGTGAGGTGCGGGTATCGTCGTCGAACCAGGCATGGTCGCCATAGGAGATACTTACCCGGTAGTCTCCCACATAACCGCTGTCAACCAAAACACCATAGGAGTTAATGTCGTACCCATAAACTTTCCCTTTGATGCTGGCAAGACCACCTTCGCCGGCTTCTTTTTTGCATGCCTGTAAGCAAATTCCTATC
This genomic interval from Bacteroidia bacterium contains the following:
- a CDS encoding carboxypeptidase-like regulatory domain-containing protein translates to MTQVGKIGWACLIGICLQACKKEAGEGGLASIKGKVYGYDINSYGVLVDSGYVGDYRVSISYGDHAWFDDDTRTSPSGDFVFQGLQKGRYRLTVYSQCDTCAFNQTYSEQWAEISTAKQEVEVPDFVIFD